From Chromatiales bacterium, one genomic window encodes:
- a CDS encoding LLM class flavin-dependent oxidoreductase, with the protein MKIDIILEPDVTPAEITELGLQAESHGINRIWVQNYSAARDCFMSLVPLALASTRIGIGVMVVSPWEMHPLKMANALLTLNEYSKGRAAICVGGGAEWNGVMSIPITRRVRAVREATELLKKACGERKVTNYKGEMYKASHFSAAWADDVPPLIYTGAGQEQMIRMSATRADGIVLSDAVPKFAAAAMGFVRESLPAREPSVGPFRVSNFWAWHVKADREAALKEARRELIIRSWLSPHHIGSFMSDEDCKYIQAHKAAFITAWRDRSGDIKGVPQRIIDALIEGITTTGDPGEMDRHIARLGEFRDAGLDELALRLHDDPAEAIALIGKHVVPALR; encoded by the coding sequence ATGAAAATCGACATTATTCTCGAGCCGGATGTGACGCCGGCAGAGATCACCGAGCTCGGCCTGCAGGCGGAAAGCCATGGCATCAATCGCATCTGGGTACAGAACTATTCAGCAGCGCGCGACTGTTTTATGAGCCTCGTGCCACTCGCACTGGCGTCGACGCGTATCGGCATCGGCGTCATGGTGGTGAGCCCCTGGGAGATGCATCCGCTGAAGATGGCCAATGCCCTGCTGACACTGAACGAGTACAGCAAGGGTCGTGCCGCGATCTGCGTTGGCGGCGGTGCCGAATGGAACGGCGTCATGAGCATTCCGATCACGCGTCGGGTGCGTGCGGTACGCGAGGCTACCGAACTGCTGAAGAAAGCCTGTGGCGAGCGGAAAGTGACGAACTACAAGGGTGAGATGTACAAGGCCAGCCATTTTTCGGCCGCATGGGCGGACGATGTGCCACCGCTGATCTATACCGGTGCGGGCCAGGAGCAGATGATCCGCATGAGCGCAACCCGGGCTGATGGCATCGTGCTCAGCGATGCGGTGCCGAAGTTTGCCGCCGCGGCGATGGGCTTTGTCCGTGAGAGCCTGCCGGCCCGCGAGCCGTCTGTCGGTCCATTCCGGGTCAGCAATTTCTGGGCATGGCACGTCAAGGCTGACCGGGAGGCGGCGCTGAAAGAGGCGCGGCGGGAACTGATCATCCGCAGCTGGCTCAGTCCGCATCATATTGGCAGCTTCATGAGCGACGAGGACTGCAAGTACATCCAGGCGCACAAGGCGGCGTTCATCACCGCCTGGCGTGACCGGTCTGGCGACATCAAGGGCGTTCCGCAGCGGATCATCGATGCCCTGATCGAGGGCATCACCACGACTGGCGACCCCGGCGAGATGGACCGGCACATCGCGCGGCTGGGCGAGTTCAGGGACGCGGGCCTCGATGAACTGGCGTTGCGCCTGCATGATGATCCCGCCGAGGCCATTGCACTGATCGGCAAGCACGTGGTGCCGGCACTCCGCTAG